A window of the Streptomyces albireticuli genome harbors these coding sequences:
- a CDS encoding SCO6745 family protein, whose amino-acid sequence MTTLPPRAGRRCHNFLNPLHSTVYFSPDLLTEMAAIGVADRRGAYFASRAAALGRVGAGAVTATFYGFAPSLVARHVPAVWDTAAPETVLPARLRAVDSTLRRLLGDDAVTSADMAEAAELALRAAEACSPAARPLYAAHAGLPVPEAPHLAFWHAATLLREHRGDGHLTALLRAGLDPVESLLSHQASGHGMSPKWVLATRGWSEEELTAGQERLRGRGLLAADGELTEEGLGLRKDLEDETDRLDAAPYEHLGAAGVARLTELAGGFAAAAFAAGAFPADLVGKG is encoded by the coding sequence ATGACCACTCTCCCGCCGCGGGCCGGCCGTCGCTGTCACAACTTCCTCAACCCCCTGCACTCCACGGTGTACTTCTCCCCCGACCTCCTCACGGAGATGGCCGCGATCGGTGTGGCGGACCGGCGCGGCGCCTACTTCGCGTCACGGGCGGCCGCCCTCGGCCGGGTGGGCGCGGGCGCGGTCACCGCGACGTTCTACGGCTTCGCGCCCTCGCTGGTCGCCCGGCACGTCCCGGCCGTCTGGGACACCGCCGCGCCGGAGACGGTCCTCCCGGCCCGGCTGCGCGCCGTCGACAGCACCCTGCGCAGGCTGCTCGGCGACGACGCCGTGACCTCGGCGGACATGGCCGAGGCCGCGGAGCTGGCCCTGCGCGCCGCCGAGGCCTGCTCCCCCGCCGCCCGCCCGCTGTACGCGGCCCACGCCGGTCTGCCCGTGCCGGAGGCGCCGCACCTGGCCTTCTGGCACGCCGCCACCCTGCTGCGCGAGCACCGCGGCGACGGACACCTGACGGCGCTGCTGCGGGCCGGGCTCGACCCCGTGGAGTCGCTCCTCAGCCACCAGGCGAGCGGCCACGGGATGAGCCCGAAGTGGGTCCTCGCCACGCGCGGCTGGAGCGAGGAGGAGCTGACCGCGGGACAGGAGCGGCTGCGCGGGCGGGGGTTGCTGGCCGCCGACGGGGAGCTGACGGAGGAGGGGCTCGGGCTGCGCAAGGATCTGGAGGACGAGACGGACCGCCTGGACGCGGCCCCGTACGAGCACCTGGGCGCGGCGGGCGTGGCCCGGCTCACGGAGCTGGCCGGTGGCTTCGCGGCGGCGGCGTTCGCGGCGGGCGCCTTCCCGGCGGACCTGGTCGGCAAGGGCTGA
- a CDS encoding ABC-F family ATP-binding cassette domain-containing protein, whose translation MSTTLVAKDLAAGHGDRTLFAGLDLVVAPGDVIGLVGANGAGKSTLLRLLAGLDTPEEGTLRLSPPTANVGHLPQEPERRPGETVRAFLARRTGVAEAQAALDAATQALVDGAPGADDAYALGLDRWLALGGADLDERAEEVTASLGLTVDLDRHMTSLSGGQAARAGLASLLLSRYDVFLLDEPTNDLDLEGLARLESFVTGLRAGTVLVSHDREFLARTVDKVLELDLAQQQITLYGGGYDAYLEERETARRHAREEYEQYADTRAALESRANTQRNWMEKGVRNARRKATDNDKIGRKLRAESTEKQAAKARQTERLIERLDVVEEPRKEWELRMEIAAAPRSGAVVATLRGAEVRRGSFAFGPVDLQIDWADRVAITGVNGSGKSTLLAALLGRLPLDAGAAALGPGVVVGEVDQARGLFLGTDTLLDAFGAAVPELEPADVRTLLAKFGLKAAHVLRRAETLSPGERTRAALALLQARGVNLLVLDEPTNHLDLPAIEQLESALDSYDGTLLLVTHDRRMLDAVRTTRRIEVAAGRVTER comes from the coding sequence ATGAGCACCACTCTCGTCGCCAAGGACCTCGCCGCAGGGCACGGTGACCGCACCCTCTTCGCCGGCCTCGACCTCGTCGTCGCCCCCGGCGACGTCATCGGCCTGGTCGGCGCCAACGGCGCCGGCAAGTCCACCCTGCTGCGGCTGCTGGCCGGCCTGGACACCCCCGAGGAGGGCACGCTCCGGCTCAGCCCGCCCACGGCGAACGTCGGCCACCTGCCCCAGGAGCCCGAGCGCCGCCCCGGCGAGACGGTCCGCGCCTTCCTCGCCCGCCGCACCGGCGTCGCCGAGGCCCAGGCCGCGCTCGACGCCGCCACCCAGGCCCTCGTCGACGGCGCCCCGGGCGCGGACGACGCGTACGCCCTCGGGCTCGACCGCTGGCTCGCCCTCGGCGGCGCCGACCTGGACGAGCGCGCCGAGGAGGTCACCGCCTCCCTGGGCCTCACCGTCGACCTCGACCGGCACATGACCAGCCTCTCCGGCGGCCAGGCCGCCCGCGCCGGCCTCGCCTCCCTGCTCCTCAGCCGCTACGACGTCTTCCTGCTCGACGAGCCCACCAACGACCTCGACCTGGAGGGCCTCGCCCGCCTGGAGAGCTTCGTCACCGGCCTGCGCGCCGGCACGGTCCTGGTCAGCCACGACCGCGAGTTCCTCGCCCGCACCGTCGACAAGGTCCTCGAACTCGACCTCGCCCAGCAGCAGATCACCCTCTACGGCGGCGGCTACGACGCCTATCTGGAGGAGCGCGAGACCGCCCGCCGGCACGCCCGCGAGGAGTACGAGCAGTACGCCGACACCCGCGCCGCCCTGGAGTCCCGCGCGAACACCCAGCGGAACTGGATGGAGAAGGGCGTCCGCAACGCCCGCCGCAAGGCCACCGACAACGACAAGATCGGCCGCAAGCTGCGCGCCGAGTCGACGGAGAAGCAGGCGGCCAAGGCCCGGCAGACGGAGCGGCTCATCGAGCGCCTGGACGTCGTCGAGGAGCCCCGCAAGGAGTGGGAGCTGCGCATGGAGATCGCCGCCGCGCCGCGCTCCGGGGCGGTCGTGGCCACCCTGCGCGGCGCCGAGGTGCGCCGCGGCTCCTTCGCCTTCGGCCCCGTCGACCTCCAGATCGACTGGGCGGACCGGGTCGCCATCACCGGGGTCAACGGCTCCGGCAAGTCCACCCTGCTCGCCGCCCTGCTCGGCCGGCTGCCGCTGGACGCGGGCGCCGCGGCCCTGGGCCCCGGCGTCGTCGTCGGCGAGGTCGACCAGGCGCGCGGCCTGTTCCTCGGCACGGACACCCTGCTGGACGCCTTCGGGGCGGCCGTCCCCGAGCTGGAGCCCGCGGACGTCCGCACCCTGCTCGCCAAGTTCGGCCTGAAGGCGGCACACGTGCTGCGCCGGGCCGAGACCCTCTCCCCGGGCGAGCGCACCCGCGCGGCCCTGGCCCTCCTCCAGGCCCGGGGAGTCAACCTCCTCGTCCTGGACGAGCCCACGAACCATCTCGACCTGCCGGCGATCGAGCAGCTGGAGTCGGCCCTGGACTCGTACGACGGGACGTTGCTGCTGGTGACGCACGACCGGCGGATGCTGGACGCTGTGCGGACGACTCGCCGGATCGAGGTCGCGGCGGGGCGGGTGACGGAACGCTGA
- a CDS encoding FAD-dependent oxidoreductase, which yields MSTTPRIAIAGAGLGGLVCARVLQRHGAPVTVFERDTGPRSRAQGGTLDIDADTGQAALRAAGLFDRFLALSRPEGQEWRLYDRHATLIRHDRADEDDLSRPEIDRGRLRTLLLDSLTPGTVRWGHSVRAVTPLPRGTARLHHHDRTTEEFDLVVGADGAWSRVRPALSDAQPSYAGVTMVEARFDDVDRRHPGIARLVGRGTMSAKAGGHSLVLQRNSDGHVRAYITFRGPQDWHAGLDLADTEAVRARLLARYQGWHESLLDILRDNEGGFIDRPMFVLPVPHSWQRVPGVTLLGDAAHLMPPAGVGANLALLDGAELARAVIDHPTVDEALDSYESVMLPRAADNARAARRMLATLLPDTDSDEAVFPDSLWPDGTLPDPRPARTG from the coding sequence ATGTCCACCACCCCTCGCATCGCGATCGCCGGCGCCGGCCTCGGCGGCCTCGTCTGCGCGCGCGTCCTCCAGCGGCACGGCGCGCCGGTCACGGTCTTCGAGCGGGACACCGGCCCCCGCTCCCGCGCGCAGGGCGGCACCCTCGACATCGACGCGGACACCGGCCAGGCCGCCCTGCGCGCGGCCGGACTGTTCGACCGATTCCTCGCCCTGTCCCGGCCCGAAGGCCAGGAGTGGCGCCTGTACGACCGCCACGCGACCCTGATACGCCACGACCGGGCCGACGAGGACGACCTGAGCAGGCCCGAGATCGACCGCGGCCGGCTGCGCACGCTCCTGCTGGACTCCCTCACCCCCGGCACGGTCCGCTGGGGCCACTCCGTAAGGGCCGTCACCCCACTGCCCCGCGGCACCGCCCGCCTGCACCACCACGACCGCACCACCGAGGAGTTCGACCTGGTCGTCGGCGCCGACGGCGCCTGGTCCCGGGTACGCCCCGCGCTCTCCGACGCCCAGCCCTCCTACGCCGGCGTCACGATGGTGGAGGCCCGCTTCGACGATGTCGACCGCCGGCACCCCGGCATCGCCCGCCTGGTCGGCCGCGGCACCATGTCGGCCAAGGCGGGCGGCCACAGCCTGGTGCTGCAACGCAACAGTGACGGGCACGTCCGCGCCTACATCACCTTCCGCGGCCCCCAGGACTGGCACGCCGGCCTCGACCTCGCGGACACCGAAGCCGTACGCGCCCGCCTCCTCGCCCGGTACCAGGGCTGGCACGAGAGCCTGCTGGACATCCTGCGCGACAACGAGGGCGGCTTCATCGACCGCCCCATGTTCGTCCTCCCCGTGCCCCACTCCTGGCAGCGCGTCCCCGGCGTCACCCTGCTCGGCGACGCCGCCCACCTGATGCCGCCCGCCGGCGTCGGCGCCAACCTCGCCCTGCTCGACGGCGCCGAACTCGCCCGGGCCGTCATCGACCACCCCACCGTCGACGAGGCCCTCGACTCCTACGAAAGCGTCATGCTGCCCCGCGCCGCCGACAATGCGAGGGCGGCCCGGCGGATGCTCGCCACCCTCCTGCCCGACACCGACTCCGACGAGGCCGTCTTCCCCGACAGCCTCTGGCCGGACGGCACCCTGCCCGACCCGCGCCCCGCTCGCACCGGCTGA
- a CDS encoding TetR/AcrR family transcriptional regulator, whose protein sequence is MAETTTGRRERKKALTRQALADAAVRLFTERGFDDVGVREVAEAADVSLSTLFKHFPSKEALVFDLDADIESALVAAVRDRAPGQPVLHALRDHMVRSRTAVRTDDPVFVLVESTPALRDYARRMWSRHERTLAAVLAEATGLAPEDPAVTGLARFALEVPALARASEDPARTTHDVFTLLEHGWAATPLARQEDRPGRDG, encoded by the coding sequence ATGGCCGAGACAACGACAGGGCGCCGCGAACGCAAGAAGGCGCTGACCAGGCAGGCCCTGGCGGACGCCGCGGTGCGGCTGTTCACCGAGCGCGGCTTCGACGACGTCGGGGTACGTGAGGTGGCGGAAGCGGCCGACGTCTCGCTGAGCACGCTCTTCAAGCACTTCCCCAGCAAGGAAGCCCTCGTCTTCGACCTGGACGCGGACATCGAGAGCGCCCTGGTCGCCGCCGTTCGCGACCGGGCCCCCGGTCAGCCCGTGCTGCACGCCCTGCGCGACCACATGGTGCGCAGCCGTACCGCCGTGCGGACCGACGACCCCGTGTTCGTCCTCGTCGAATCCACCCCCGCGCTGCGGGACTACGCCCGGCGCATGTGGTCACGCCACGAGCGGACACTGGCCGCCGTCCTCGCCGAGGCCACCGGACTCGCCCCGGAGGACCCCGCCGTCACCGGCCTGGCACGCTTCGCCCTGGAAGTCCCCGCCCTCGCCCGCGCGAGCGAGGACCCGGCCCGCACCACACACGACGTGTTCACCCTGCTGGAACACGGCTGGGCCGCCACCCCTCTGGCGCGACAGGAGGACCGCCCCGGCCGGGACGGGTGA
- a CDS encoding Tex family protein — protein MTASGASIEGRIAEELGVRERQVKAAVDLLDSGSTVPFIARYRKEATEMLDDAQLRTLEERLRYLRELEDRRTAVLESVRSQGKLDEALEARILAADSKARLEDIYLPFKPKRRTKAQIAREAGLEPLADGLLRDPGVEPAAAAAAFVDPAKGVADAAAALEGARAVLTERFGEDADLIGELRERMWTRGRVAAKVREGKEEAGAKFADYFDFAEPFTELPSHRVLAMLRGEKEEVLDLTLEPEEPPADGAAAGPSSYELAVARRFGIADRGRPADKWLGDTVRWAWRTRILVHLGIDLRLRLRQAAEDEAVRVFAANLRDLLLAAPAGTRATMGLDPGFRTGVKVAVVDATGKVSATETIYPHVPQNKWDASLATLARLAREHGVELIAIGNGTASRETDKLATDLIARHPELKLTKVMVSEAGASVYSASAFASQELPGLDVSLRGAVSIARRLQDPLAELVKIDPKSIGVGQYQHDLSEVKLSRSLDAVVEDCVNGVGVDVNTASAPLLSRVSGISSGLAENIVAHRDANGPFRSRRALKDVSRLGPKAYEQCAGFLRIRGGDDPLDASSVHPEAYPVVRAMVKSTGGEVAALIGNTSVLRSLRPETFVDDSFGLPTVTDILRELEKPGRDPRPAFRTATFKDGVEKIGDLTPGMILEGVVTNVAAFGAFVDVGVHQDGLVHVSAMSKTFVKDPRDVVKPGDIVRVKVMDVDIPRKRISLTLRLEDGAPSGGGPQERADRGDRGGQRRGGTPRPRRAEAPRGAAAPANDAMADALRRAGLLGGPKGK, from the coding sequence GTGACGGCATCTGGGGCGTCGATCGAAGGCAGGATCGCCGAGGAACTCGGTGTGCGGGAGCGGCAGGTGAAGGCGGCGGTCGACCTGCTCGACAGCGGGTCCACCGTGCCCTTCATCGCGCGCTACCGCAAGGAAGCGACCGAGATGCTCGACGACGCGCAGCTGCGCACGCTCGAGGAGCGGCTGCGCTATCTGCGGGAGCTGGAGGACCGGCGGACGGCGGTCCTGGAGTCGGTGCGCTCCCAGGGCAAGCTGGACGAGGCGCTGGAGGCGCGGATCCTCGCCGCCGACTCCAAGGCCCGCCTGGAGGACATCTACCTCCCCTTCAAGCCCAAGCGGCGCACCAAGGCGCAGATCGCCCGCGAGGCCGGTCTGGAGCCGCTCGCGGACGGCCTGCTGCGCGACCCCGGCGTGGAGCCGGCGGCCGCCGCGGCGGCCTTCGTCGACCCGGCGAAGGGCGTGGCGGACGCGGCCGCGGCCCTGGAGGGCGCCCGCGCCGTCCTCACCGAGCGGTTCGGCGAGGACGCCGACCTGATCGGCGAGCTGCGCGAGCGCATGTGGACGCGCGGCCGGGTCGCGGCGAAGGTGCGCGAGGGCAAGGAGGAGGCGGGCGCCAAGTTCGCCGACTACTTCGACTTCGCCGAGCCCTTCACCGAGCTGCCCTCGCACCGGGTGCTGGCCATGCTCCGCGGCGAGAAGGAGGAGGTCCTCGACCTCACCCTGGAGCCCGAGGAGCCCCCGGCCGACGGCGCGGCCGCCGGCCCGAGCTCGTACGAGCTGGCGGTGGCCCGCCGCTTCGGCATCGCGGACCGCGGCCGCCCGGCGGACAAGTGGCTGGGCGACACCGTGCGCTGGGCCTGGCGCACCCGGATCCTCGTCCACCTCGGCATCGACCTCCGGCTGCGGCTGCGGCAGGCCGCCGAGGACGAGGCCGTCCGGGTCTTCGCCGCCAACCTCCGGGACCTGCTGCTCGCGGCCCCGGCCGGGACGCGCGCCACGATGGGCCTCGACCCCGGGTTCCGTACGGGCGTGAAGGTCGCCGTCGTCGACGCCACCGGCAAGGTGTCCGCCACCGAGACGATCTACCCGCACGTCCCGCAGAACAAGTGGGACGCCTCGCTGGCCACCCTGGCCCGGCTGGCCCGGGAGCACGGCGTCGAGCTGATCGCGATCGGCAACGGCACGGCCTCCCGCGAGACGGACAAGCTCGCGACGGACCTGATCGCCCGCCATCCGGAGCTGAAGCTCACGAAGGTGATGGTGTCCGAGGCCGGCGCCTCGGTCTACTCCGCCTCCGCGTTCGCCTCGCAGGAGCTGCCCGGTCTGGACGTCTCGCTGCGCGGCGCGGTCTCCATCGCGCGCCGTCTCCAGGACCCGCTCGCCGAGCTGGTGAAGATCGACCCCAAGTCGATCGGCGTCGGCCAGTACCAGCACGACCTGTCCGAGGTGAAGCTCTCCCGCTCCCTCGACGCGGTCGTGGAGGACTGCGTCAACGGCGTGGGCGTCGACGTCAACACCGCGTCCGCGCCCCTGCTCTCGCGGGTCTCGGGCATCAGCTCCGGCCTCGCCGAGAACATCGTCGCCCACCGCGACGCCAACGGCCCCTTCCGGTCCCGCCGCGCGCTCAAGGACGTCTCCCGGCTCGGCCCCAAGGCGTACGAGCAGTGCGCCGGCTTCCTGCGCATCCGCGGCGGCGACGACCCGCTGGACGCGTCCAGCGTCCACCCCGAGGCGTATCCCGTGGTGCGGGCGATGGTGAAGTCGACGGGCGGCGAGGTCGCGGCGCTCATCGGCAACACCTCCGTGCTCCGCTCGCTGCGCCCGGAGACCTTCGTCGACGACTCCTTCGGCCTGCCGACCGTCACCGACATCCTCCGCGAGCTGGAGAAGCCGGGCCGCGACCCGCGCCCGGCGTTCCGGACGGCGACGTTCAAGGACGGCGTGGAGAAGATCGGCGACCTGACGCCGGGGATGATCCTGGAGGGCGTCGTCACCAATGTCGCCGCGTTCGGCGCCTTCGTCGACGTGGGTGTGCACCAGGACGGGCTCGTGCACGTCTCGGCGATGTCGAAGACGTTCGTGAAGGACCCCCGGGACGTGGTGAAGCCGGGGGACATCGTGCGGGTGAAGGTGATGGACGTCGACATCCCGCGCAAGCGGATCTCGCTGACGCTGCGGCTGGAGGACGGGGCGCCTTCCGGTGGGGGGCCGCAGGAGCGGGCGGACCGTGGGGACCGTGGGGGTCAGCGGCGGGGTGGTACGCCGCGGCCGCGGCGGGCGGAGGCTCCACGTGGGGCTGCGGCTCCGGCGAACGACGCGATGGCGGACGCGTTGCGGCGGGCGGGGCTGCTGGGCGGGCCGAAGGGGAAGTAG